From the genome of Malus domestica chromosome 04, GDT2T_hap1, one region includes:
- the LOC103433075 gene encoding flavonoid 3'-monooxygenase CYP75B137-like codes for MASDSHSSYLYSPWSQSDQTLLTFISATFLVFLYLWLVKKSNNPIPPLPPGPQALPLVGNLLSLDPELHSYFAGLAQSHGPIFKLRLGNTVGVVVTSPSSAREILKDHDATCANRDVPAAARAATYGGIDIVWTPYGPEWRMLRKVCVLKMLSNTTVDSVYALRRKELRQTVGNFYDRIGSRVNVGEQMFLNVLNVITNMLWGGTVEGDERAGLGAEFREVVSEMTELLGKPNVSDFYPGLARFDLQGVVKQMSRLVRRFDGIFEKIIDQRLRLDKEGEKEENNKDFLTFLLKLKEEGGDSKAPFTMSHLKALLMDMVVGGTDTSSNTTEFALAEIMNKPEMMEKAQKELEDVVGRHNIVEESHIDKLPYLQAVMKETLRLHPALPLLVPHCPSENCIVGGYTIPKGSRIFVNVWAIHRDPSIWENPLEFKPERFLDSRWDYSGKNFNYFPFGSGRRICAGIAMAERMVMHSLATLLHSFDWKLPEGEKLDLSEKFGIVLKKKIPLVAIPTPRLSDLALYE; via the exons ATGGCATCCGATTCCCATTCCAGCTATTTGTACTCACCGTGGTCTCAATCCGATCAAACTTTGCTGACCTTCATCTCCGCCACTTTCCTCGTCTTTCTGTACCTCTGGCTGGTCAAAAAATCCAACAACCCGATCCCGCCTCTGCCACCGGGTCCGCAGGCCCTGCCCTTGGTTGGGAACCTCCTCTCCCTCGACCCAGAACTCCACTCCTACTTCGCGGGCCTGGCCCAATCGCACGGCCCAATCTTCAAACTCCGCCTCGGCAACACCGTCGGCGTCGTGGTTACCTCCCCTTCCTCCGCTCGCGAGATTCTCAAGGACCATGACGCCACCTGCGCCAACCGCGACGTCCCCGCCGCGGCTCGGGCCGCGACGTACGGGGGAATCGACATCGTGTGGACTCCGTACGGACCGGAGTGGCGGATGTTGAGGAAAGTCTGCGTGCTGAAAATGCTCAGCAACACCACTGTCGACTCGGTGTATGCGCTCCGGCGGAAAGAGCTCCGACAGACCGTCGGGAATTTCTACGATAGGATCGGGTCGCGGGTCAACGTGGGGGAGCAGATGTTCCTGAACGTGCTGAATGTTATTACGAACATGCTGTGGGGCGGAACCGTGGAGGGAGACGAGAGGGCGGGGCTCGGGGCGGAGTTTCGAGAAGTGGTGTCGGAGATGACGGAGCTTTTGGGGAAGCCGAATGTTTCGGACTTTTATCCGGGTTTGGCCCGGTTTGATTTGCAGGGGGTGGTGAAACAGATGAGCAGGTTGGTCCGGAGGTTTGATGGGATATTTGAGAAGATAATAGATCAACGGCTGAGGCTTGACAAGGAAGGAGAGAAGGAGGAGAACAATAAGGATTTTTTGACGTTTTTGTTGAAGTTGAAGGAGGAGGGAGGAGATTCCAAGGCGCCTTTCACCATGTCTCATCTCAAAGCTTTGCTTATG GATATGGTGGTGGGTGGGACTGACACTTCCTCCAACACAACTGAGTTTGCACTAGCTGAAATCATGAACAAGCCAGAGATGATGGAAAAAGCCCAGAAAGAGTTAGAAGATGTAGTTGGCAGACACAACATTGTAGAAGAGTCCCACATCGACAAATTGCCATACTTACAAGCTGTGATGAAAGAAACTTTGCGCTTGCATCCAGCCCTGCCTCTGTTAGTCCCTCATTGCCCAAGTGAAAATTGCATTGTGGGAGGCTACACCATTCCCAAAGGATCTCGGATTTTTGTCAACGTTTGGGCTATACACAGAGACCCTTCAATTTGGGAAAACCCGTTGGAGTTCAAGCCGGAGAGGTTCTTGGATAGCAGATGGGACTACAGTGGGAAAAACTTCAACTATTTTCCATTTGGGTCAGGTAGAAGAATATGTGCTGGGATTGCAATGGCTGAGAGGATGGTGATGCATTCACTTGCTACacttttgcattcttttgaCTGGAAATTGCCAGAGGGAGAGAAGTTGGATCTTTCTGAGAAGTTTGGGATTGTGTTGAAGAAGAAGATTCCTTTGGTTGCCATCCCAACTCCAAGGTTATCAGATCTAGCACTCTATGAGTAA